TTGGTGCGGTAAATGTGATAAAAATAATACGGGAAAAAGGAAAGGTTAAATTAGTAGGCTACAACTCGGACATTATAGGGTTTACACAGTCCATAGAACCTCTACTACAACCTCACCATACTAAAGCTTTGATTTTAGGTACCGGTGGAGCCTCAAAGGCGACATATCATGGGCTAAAAAAACTGGGAATTGAAAGCACGTTTGTATCACGTACTGCCCGATTCGGAATGTATACCTATGAAGAACTTACTAAGGAAATAATAGAAGAATACAAAGTAATTGTTAATTGTACTCCAGTAGGCATGTACCCTAAAGTTGATGTCTGCCCAGATATACCTTATGAGTACTTAACATCTCAACATCTACTATATGATTTATTGTACAACCCCAATATGACTCTGTTTATGAAGAAAGGAAAAAGTAAAGGGGCTACAACTAAAAATGGATTAGAAATGTTATTACTACAAGCATTTGCTGCGTGGGAAATTTGGCAAAAATAAAATAGAATGTAGAGATGAGACGTAAATGGCTTGTTTATAGCGCATTCATATTAGCTTTATTAAGTTTCATTATTTTAGGGAGCAGTTTATATATGCTCAATTATTCTTTATGCCCAGGAAATAGGGGAAAGGATGAACCTTCATCTTATAAGTATATGTACGAGAACTATACTTTTATGAGACCTTGGGTAGATAGTCTTAATAGAGCAAAAGCTATTAAGGATACTTTCATTTATAATAAAAGTGGCATACATCTACATGCTTATTACATTGCGGCTCCTCATCCTACAAAAAAAACAGCTGTCATTGTACATGGATACACGGACAATGCCATCCGCATGATGCACATCGGTTATTTATATAATCACGATTTACAGTACAATGTATTATTACCAGACCTTCAATATCATGGCCGTAGCGAAGGTGAGTCTATACAAATGGGGTGGAAAGATCGTTTGGACGTAATGGATTGGATAAAAGTAACGCACCAATTATATGGAGATAGCACCCAAATAGTGATACATGGTATCTCGATGGGTGCTGCTACTACAATGATGCTCTCTGGAGAGCAACAACCACCATATGTAAAATGCTTTATTGAAGATTGTGGATACACAAGTGTATGGGATGAGTTTTCAGGAGAGAT
This is a stretch of genomic DNA from uncultured Bacteroides sp.. It encodes these proteins:
- the aroE gene encoding shikimate dehydrogenase (AroE; catalyzes the conversion of shikimate to 3-dehydroshikimate); the protein is MQKYGLIGYPLKHSFSSGYFNEKFASEGIDAEYVNFEIPEIKDFMQVIEENPNLKGLNVTIPYKEKVISYLDELDKDTAAIGAVNVIKIIREKGKVKLVGYNSDIIGFTQSIEPLLQPHHTKALILGTGGASKATYHGLKKLGIESTFVSRTARFGMYTYEELTKEIIEEYKVIVNCTPVGMYPKVDVCPDIPYEYLTSQHLLYDLLYNPNMTLFMKKGKSKGATTKNGLEMLLLQAFAAWEIWQK
- a CDS encoding alpha/beta hydrolase — translated: MRRKWLVYSAFILALLSFIILGSSLYMLNYSLCPGNRGKDEPSSYKYMYENYTFMRPWVDSLNRAKAIKDTFIYNKSGIHLHAYYIAAPHPTKKTAVIVHGYTDNAIRMMHIGYLYNHDLQYNVLLPDLQYHGRSEGESIQMGWKDRLDVMDWIKVTHQLYGDSTQIVIHGISMGAATTMMLSGEQQPPYVKCFIEDCGYTSVWDEFSGEIKNQFGLPPFPLLNVASYLCELKYGWNFKEASAINQVKKCQLPMLFIHGKSDTYVPTSMVYSLFKAKPTPKELWIVPEAKHALSYKINPKKYTNRVREFVEKYL